A stretch of Leptospira andrefontaineae DNA encodes these proteins:
- the dxr gene encoding 1-deoxy-D-xylulose-5-phosphate reductoisomerase: MKRGVSILGASGSVGESTLKILRQFPEEFRLISFSVHSNLQKAESIAKEFQPDVLCISSETADRTILGNKIGNTKVLYGSKSLEEIVSDPECETVVTAVVGASGIRPTVAAIRAGKKIGIANKETLVSCGPYIRSLLENSKSSLVPVDSEHNALFQLLENMKKDSLERIVLTASGGPFRKLPVEDLPKVTIEQALKHPTWNMGPKITIDSAGMINKGLEVIEAHFLFGFSYDKIGVVIHPQSVAHGLVETKDGASFVYASYPDMIFPVAHSLYYPKIVPNVLRSHPATSWGTLEFLEPDMERYPGLALAYEAGRAGGTAPSIFNASNEVAVELFLQGKILFTDIPSLIRNVLEKIPNSFPNDLEGYEEADRKARELAFHFSKDKVVNLC; the protein is encoded by the coding sequence ATGAAAAGAGGCGTCTCTATACTGGGTGCCTCCGGATCGGTAGGGGAGTCCACTCTCAAAATACTCCGCCAATTTCCGGAAGAGTTTCGGTTAATATCTTTTAGCGTACATTCTAATTTACAAAAAGCGGAATCTATTGCGAAAGAATTCCAACCGGATGTTTTGTGTATCAGTTCGGAAACTGCAGACCGAACTATTCTCGGAAATAAGATCGGAAATACTAAGGTATTATACGGATCTAAAAGTTTAGAAGAGATCGTTTCTGATCCAGAATGTGAAACCGTTGTTACTGCAGTTGTCGGTGCGAGCGGGATTCGTCCTACTGTTGCAGCAATCCGTGCCGGCAAAAAGATCGGGATCGCAAATAAGGAAACCTTAGTAAGTTGCGGACCTTATATCAGAAGTTTATTAGAAAATTCTAAATCATCTCTGGTTCCTGTAGACTCGGAACATAATGCACTTTTTCAACTTCTTGAAAATATGAAGAAGGATTCACTCGAAAGAATAGTCCTAACTGCTTCCGGTGGGCCTTTTCGTAAACTTCCGGTAGAGGATCTTCCAAAAGTAACGATTGAACAGGCTCTCAAACATCCTACCTGGAATATGGGGCCAAAGATCACGATCGATTCAGCAGGGATGATCAATAAAGGATTAGAAGTGATAGAGGCTCATTTCCTTTTTGGATTCTCTTACGATAAGATAGGTGTGGTCATTCATCCTCAAAGTGTGGCCCATGGTTTGGTCGAGACCAAGGATGGAGCGAGTTTTGTATATGCTTCTTATCCTGATATGATCTTTCCTGTAGCTCATTCATTATATTATCCTAAAATAGTTCCCAACGTTTTGAGATCTCATCCCGCTACTTCTTGGGGAACTCTGGAATTTTTAGAGCCGGACATGGAAAGATATCCAGGTTTGGCGCTGGCGTACGAGGCAGGAAGGGCAGGGGGCACCGCTCCTTCTATCTTCAATGCTTCTAACGAAGTAGCTGTGGAATTGTTCTTACAAGGTAAAATTCTTTTTACCGATATTCCTTCTCTCATACGGAATGTTTTGGAAAAAATCCCAAATTCGTTTCCAAACGATTTAGAAGGATATGAAGAAGCGGATAGAAAGGCCAGAGAGTTGGCCTTCCATTTCTCTAAAGATAAGGTAGTGAATTTATGTTAG
- the frr gene encoding ribosome recycling factor — MANEEVISAMKSKMDKTVELLKKDFAGVRTGRANPALIEDLRVEYYGTPTPINQLGNISAPEPRLLVVSPYDKGTMKDIEKAIQASGLGLQPTNDGVVIRIIIPELTGERRKELAKVVKSKSEEKKVAVRNIRRDAMEDLKKHSEGISQDELKTLQDQVQKITDSYIDKVSAITAEKEKEITTV; from the coding sequence ATGGCGAATGAAGAAGTAATCAGCGCAATGAAGTCCAAGATGGATAAAACCGTGGAACTCCTAAAAAAGGATTTCGCGGGAGTCCGGACGGGCAGGGCGAACCCTGCATTGATCGAAGATCTTAGAGTGGAATATTACGGAACTCCTACTCCAATCAACCAGTTGGGAAATATCTCCGCTCCGGAACCTAGACTTCTGGTAGTTTCTCCTTATGATAAGGGAACTATGAAAGATATCGAAAAGGCAATCCAAGCTTCCGGACTAGGACTACAACCTACGAACGACGGGGTTGTAATTCGTATCATCATCCCGGAACTTACCGGCGAAAGACGTAAAGAATTGGCAAAAGTGGTAAAATCCAAATCGGAAGAGAAGAAGGTCGCTGTAAGAAACATCCGCCGTGATGCTATGGAAGATCTTAAAAAACATTCCGAAGGAATTTCCCAAGACGAATTGAAAACTCTACAAGACCAGGTGCAAAAAATTACGGATTCTTATATTGATAAAGTTTCCGCAATTACCGCTGAAAAAGAGAAGGAAATCACTACGGTCTAA
- a CDS encoding proline--tRNA ligase encodes MRASKYLVPTEKENPSDAVVASHRLMIRAGLVRKSGSGFYFFLPLGLRILKKIENIVREEMDATGALEFELPIMTPSEFWEQSGRWSVMGPEMMRVKDRHDQWYALGPTHEESFSYLVKPLLKSYKDLPINVYQIHTKFRDEIRPRFGVIRSREFIMKDAYSYHLDEASLDATYQDMRTAYRKIFQRCGLKTIPVQADSGTMGGSASEEFMVVSPIGEETLLLCGDCGYNSNSEKTPFIAKAEDSPKGPKDKKDIATPGKKSIEDVASFLNVRPQDTIKAVAFHNGKEKLLVFLRGDLELNEHKLKSYLKWSDLDMIPEPELKSSNLVPGFIGPSDVGAGFKIILDSSIQKDGAYIVGGGKEDFHIQGYVPSSEIKIPYETADVALAREGDPCPTCAKTLKAEKGIEVGHIFKLGDKYTKSFQIQVLDQQGKAKTLTMGCYGIGVNRTMATVIEQCNDDKGIYWPISIAPFEIGLVTLTKGDEQDAKALEFYENLKNEGFEVFWDERDLGPGFKFKDSELIGFPIRITVGKKFFESGEISIYNRKADKDETFKFTDFDDLNTRVENLRQELYQELLGD; translated from the coding sequence ATGAGAGCATCTAAATATTTAGTACCTACGGAAAAAGAAAATCCTTCGGACGCGGTAGTCGCTTCCCATAGGCTGATGATACGCGCCGGCCTGGTTAGAAAATCAGGCTCTGGGTTTTATTTTTTCCTACCATTAGGGTTACGTATCCTTAAAAAAATAGAGAATATTGTCCGCGAAGAAATGGACGCAACCGGTGCATTGGAATTCGAACTTCCGATCATGACACCTTCCGAGTTTTGGGAACAATCAGGAAGATGGAGTGTAATGGGTCCGGAAATGATGAGAGTCAAAGATCGTCATGACCAATGGTATGCTCTTGGCCCAACTCACGAGGAATCTTTTTCGTATTTAGTAAAACCTCTACTGAAATCATATAAGGATCTGCCTATCAATGTGTATCAGATCCACACCAAGTTTAGAGATGAGATCCGCCCTAGGTTCGGAGTAATCCGTTCTAGAGAGTTTATTATGAAAGATGCATATTCTTATCATCTGGACGAGGCTTCTTTAGACGCTACTTATCAGGATATGAGAACTGCGTATCGCAAAATTTTCCAACGTTGCGGTTTGAAAACAATTCCTGTCCAAGCAGATTCTGGAACAATGGGTGGCTCCGCCTCCGAAGAATTTATGGTGGTTTCTCCTATTGGAGAAGAGACACTTCTTCTTTGTGGTGACTGCGGTTATAATTCTAATAGTGAAAAAACTCCTTTTATCGCAAAAGCAGAAGATTCTCCTAAGGGTCCTAAGGACAAAAAGGATATAGCAACTCCAGGCAAAAAGTCCATCGAAGATGTTGCTTCTTTTTTAAATGTTCGCCCTCAGGATACTATCAAGGCGGTTGCTTTTCATAACGGAAAAGAGAAACTGTTGGTATTCCTACGTGGGGACCTTGAACTGAATGAGCATAAACTTAAATCTTATTTAAAATGGTCTGACCTGGACATGATTCCAGAACCAGAATTAAAAAGTTCTAATTTAGTTCCTGGGTTTATCGGTCCTTCAGATGTAGGTGCCGGATTTAAGATAATTTTAGATTCTTCTATCCAAAAAGACGGCGCCTATATTGTGGGCGGAGGAAAAGAAGATTTCCATATCCAAGGATATGTTCCTTCTTCCGAGATCAAAATTCCATACGAAACTGCAGATGTGGCTCTTGCTAGAGAGGGAGATCCTTGTCCTACTTGTGCAAAAACCTTAAAAGCAGAGAAGGGAATAGAAGTAGGTCATATCTTCAAACTCGGAGATAAATATACTAAGTCTTTTCAGATCCAGGTATTAGACCAACAAGGTAAGGCAAAAACTCTTACTATGGGGTGTTATGGTATCGGTGTAAATCGCACCATGGCAACAGTTATAGAACAATGTAATGATGATAAGGGTATTTACTGGCCGATCAGTATTGCACCTTTTGAGATCGGTCTTGTGACTCTCACAAAAGGTGATGAACAAGATGCAAAAGCGTTAGAATTTTACGAAAATTTAAAGAACGAAGGTTTCGAGGTTTTTTGGGATGAAAGAGATCTCGGACCTGGATTCAAGTTCAAGGATTCTGAATTGATCGGATTTCCAATCAGGATCACTGTTGGTAAAAAGTTTTTCGAATCCGGAGAAATTTCCATCTATAATCGTAAAGCCGATAAGGATGAAACTTTCAAATTCACAGACTTCGATGATCTGAATACAAGAGTAGAAAACCTACGTCAGGAATTATACCAGGAGTTGTTGGGAGATTAA
- a CDS encoding site-2 protease family protein, producing MLADILGIVFMLALCIFIHELGHLIMGWVVGVKARIFSIGYGKGIWKKKIGETTFQVTGIPLGGYVLFKGDEGGALKGEKGEFLSTPPLKRMIPVFGGPLFNLILGFFIIFGLYAIGYSPAGTKIYIEPAINEYSSGYQAGLRSGDKIISVNGTKTESKYELLSELGLARGKDIQLKVEREGKELEFHFADPQIGVDFAGERLVQVDFGYGSTLSHWFLKKLSFLDPNGEAAEYRKQRERKAALDPKLSPRELALQEARLNKEAIESRALDYLNDGDRILSVNGIEVHTVPELQRTLGKFQNEKVKLEVDRKTYPLLNPWTREKAEVEMTPLAAFVVELKDVRDRKYPEIPISTISLRSHDPEIKLKLLSLKIDGKSFADLEDFKKTVQSQIGKRVQLEVQGQVWDTTLGFYQIGLLGFTAKMHVKEESMDRKLSFGEAFLQSGKDVGKMISDNLRGLGMIFSGRLKVKDSVSGPVGLAKVSVQFLEDGFYSYFQFVAFISIALMIMNLLPIPVADGGHIVFFTYEAIAGRPLPMAVQEQVLRLGFFFLLSLGLYVTYHDFLR from the coding sequence ATGTTAGCAGATATTCTCGGCATCGTATTTATGCTGGCCCTTTGTATTTTTATCCATGAGCTGGGCCATTTGATCATGGGTTGGGTCGTAGGCGTAAAGGCCAGGATCTTCTCCATTGGATATGGAAAAGGGATTTGGAAAAAGAAAATCGGTGAGACTACTTTTCAAGTCACAGGAATTCCGTTAGGCGGTTATGTTCTATTCAAGGGAGATGAAGGTGGAGCATTAAAAGGGGAAAAAGGAGAATTTTTATCCACTCCTCCTCTTAAAAGAATGATCCCTGTTTTCGGCGGTCCCTTATTCAATTTGATCCTCGGATTTTTTATCATCTTCGGTTTATACGCGATCGGCTATTCTCCTGCTGGAACTAAAATTTATATAGAACCTGCGATAAATGAATATTCTTCCGGATACCAAGCAGGCTTAAGAAGTGGAGATAAGATCATCTCCGTAAACGGGACCAAAACGGAATCCAAATACGAATTATTATCCGAGCTTGGACTTGCTCGTGGAAAAGATATCCAACTCAAGGTAGAGAGAGAAGGAAAAGAATTAGAATTTCATTTTGCCGATCCTCAGATCGGTGTTGATTTTGCAGGAGAAAGACTCGTGCAAGTGGACTTCGGATACGGTTCCACTCTTAGTCATTGGTTCTTGAAAAAACTTTCCTTCTTGGATCCGAATGGAGAAGCGGCAGAATATAGAAAACAAAGAGAAAGAAAGGCAGCGTTGGATCCTAAACTTTCTCCTCGTGAACTCGCATTACAAGAAGCAAGACTAAACAAAGAAGCAATCGAATCCAGAGCCTTGGATTATTTGAACGACGGAGACAGGATCTTATCCGTAAACGGGATAGAAGTCCATACCGTTCCGGAGTTACAACGTACTCTCGGAAAATTCCAAAACGAAAAAGTTAAATTAGAAGTGGATCGTAAAACGTATCCATTGCTCAATCCATGGACTCGTGAAAAAGCAGAAGTGGAGATGACTCCTCTTGCCGCATTCGTTGTGGAATTAAAGGATGTTCGAGATAGAAAATATCCTGAGATCCCAATTAGCACAATCAGTCTCAGAAGCCATGATCCTGAAATTAAGCTTAAACTTCTAAGTTTAAAAATAGACGGTAAGTCTTTTGCGGATCTGGAAGATTTCAAAAAAACTGTCCAATCTCAAATCGGCAAAAGGGTTCAGTTAGAAGTCCAAGGTCAGGTCTGGGATACAACACTCGGATTCTACCAAATTGGTCTTTTAGGTTTCACTGCTAAGATGCACGTGAAAGAAGAAAGTATGGACCGAAAACTTTCCTTCGGAGAGGCATTTTTACAATCCGGCAAAGACGTAGGGAAAATGATCAGCGATAACCTGAGAGGACTCGGGATGATCTTTTCAGGAAGATTGAAGGTAAAAGACAGCGTTTCCGGCCCAGTGGGACTTGCTAAAGTTTCCGTTCAATTTTTAGAAGACGGTTTTTATTCTTACTTTCAGTTCGTGGCATTTATTTCGATCGCTTTAATGATAATGAATTTACTTCCGATTCCTGTGGCCGACGGTGGACATATCGTTTTTTTCACATACGAGGCGATCGCCGGTAGACCTTTGCCGATGGCTGTTCAAGAACAGGTTTTGAGATTGGGTTTCTTCTTCCTTCTATCCTTAGGCCTCTATGTGACTTATCACGATTTCTTAAGATAA
- the trpB gene encoding tryptophan synthase subunit beta: MAKERSFTEKEGYFGDFGGRYSPEILTEALIELEDTYNKLRKDKKFQKDLEFYRRNYIGRPSPLTYAEKLTKAWGGAKIWLKREDLNHTGAHKINNTIGQALIAKAMGKRRIIAETGAGQHGVATATVGALFEFETAIFMGEEDLRRQKLNAIRMQMLGAKVIGVSSGTATLKDATSEAMRDWALNVSNTHYIVGSVIGPHPFPTIVRDFQKVVGDESKKQFKKENDKLPDAVVACVGGGSNAMGMYYAFLNDKKVKLYGVEAGGRGPSPGEHSATMLFGKTGFLHGTKTLVIQDDGGQVVPAHSVSAGLDYPGVGPEHAHLHSSGRVKYETVSDQGALDAFMEVCRVEGIIPALETAHAFRFAKDLAKELGKKKDILICLSGRGDKDVAEVARLVGLSQGDLI, translated from the coding sequence ATGGCTAAAGAACGCAGCTTCACTGAAAAAGAAGGATACTTCGGAGATTTTGGAGGAAGATATTCCCCTGAGATCTTGACCGAAGCATTGATCGAGTTGGAAGATACTTACAATAAACTCCGTAAGGATAAAAAATTCCAAAAGGATCTGGAGTTTTATAGAAGGAATTATATCGGAAGACCTTCTCCTCTGACATACGCAGAGAAGCTGACCAAGGCCTGGGGCGGAGCTAAAATCTGGCTAAAACGTGAGGACCTAAATCATACTGGTGCTCATAAGATCAATAATACGATCGGCCAAGCTCTTATTGCAAAGGCAATGGGCAAACGTAGGATCATTGCGGAAACTGGAGCAGGCCAACACGGAGTGGCAACCGCAACGGTAGGTGCATTATTCGAATTTGAAACTGCTATTTTCATGGGAGAAGAAGATCTCCGCCGCCAAAAGTTGAATGCGATCCGCATGCAGATGCTTGGCGCAAAAGTGATCGGAGTTTCTTCCGGGACTGCAACTTTAAAAGACGCCACTTCAGAAGCGATGAGAGACTGGGCATTAAATGTTTCTAATACTCATTATATAGTAGGCTCGGTGATCGGGCCTCATCCATTTCCTACTATCGTTCGCGATTTTCAAAAAGTGGTGGGCGACGAATCCAAAAAACAATTCAAAAAAGAAAATGATAAACTTCCGGATGCGGTCGTTGCCTGTGTAGGCGGCGGTTCCAACGCGATGGGAATGTATTATGCATTTCTAAATGATAAAAAAGTAAAACTGTACGGAGTGGAAGCCGGGGGAAGGGGACCTTCTCCTGGAGAACATTCCGCTACTATGCTTTTTGGTAAGACAGGATTTTTACACGGTACCAAAACTTTGGTTATCCAAGACGATGGTGGACAAGTAGTGCCTGCTCATTCCGTTTCCGCTGGATTAGATTATCCGGGTGTTGGGCCGGAGCATGCTCATTTACATTCTTCCGGAAGAGTGAAATACGAAACTGTTTCCGACCAGGGAGCCTTGGACGCATTCATGGAAGTATGTAGGGTAGAAGGTATCATCCCTGCATTAGAAACTGCTCATGCTTTCCGATTTGCCAAAGACCTTGCAAAGGAGCTTGGAAAGAAAAAAGATATTCTGATCTGTCTTTCCGGAAGAGGAGACAAGGACGTGGCTGAAGTAGCAAGACTTGTTGGTCTTTCTCAAGGAGATTTGATTTGA
- the trpA gene encoding tryptophan synthase subunit alpha, translated as MSAIKSVFSDSKSAFIPYISLGDPNYDLCVDWADALIRGGADILELGIPFSDPVADGPVIQKAFKRALANPFSMDTILGTTEKIHSLHPHIPLVYLTYFNPIFHYGFEKFAEKAKIAGIQGMIIPDLPYDTPETDELFKSLKRRGVDLIHLVTPATPLNRMKGIRDFASGFIYYVTSYGVTGERKSISADLEDRIKTTKEVFSLPVSAGFGISAPDQAKEISQYADGIIIGSAVQRIIEENGSNPSLCRKKLEEYAQSISGSLRGKNR; from the coding sequence TTGAGCGCGATTAAGAGCGTTTTTTCAGATTCAAAAAGCGCATTCATTCCTTATATTTCTTTAGGAGATCCGAACTATGATCTATGCGTAGATTGGGCGGATGCTCTTATAAGAGGTGGCGCTGATATTTTAGAATTGGGGATCCCATTCTCTGATCCAGTAGCAGATGGACCGGTGATCCAAAAGGCATTCAAACGTGCTCTTGCGAATCCATTCTCTATGGATACAATTTTGGGAACCACTGAGAAGATACATTCTTTACATCCTCATATTCCTCTGGTGTATCTAACGTATTTTAATCCGATCTTTCATTATGGTTTCGAGAAGTTTGCAGAGAAGGCCAAGATAGCAGGTATACAAGGTATGATCATCCCTGATCTTCCTTACGATACCCCTGAGACTGACGAATTATTCAAATCTTTGAAACGAAGAGGAGTGGATTTGATCCATTTGGTAACTCCTGCTACTCCTTTGAATCGTATGAAAGGAATTCGTGATTTTGCATCAGGATTTATCTATTACGTAACTTCTTATGGAGTAACTGGAGAAAGAAAATCCATTTCTGCGGATCTGGAAGACAGGATCAAAACTACTAAGGAAGTTTTTTCCCTTCCTGTGAGTGCAGGATTTGGGATCTCTGCTCCTGATCAGGCGAAAGAAATTTCCCAATATGCCGACGGGATCATTATAGGTTCCGCGGTACAAAGGATCATAGAAGAGAATGGTTCTAATCCTAGTCTTTGCAGAAAAAAACTGGAAGAATACGCACAATCGATTTCCGGTTCTTTGAGAGGAAAAAACCGCTAA
- a CDS encoding phosphatidate cytidylyltransferase, with the protein MGETTKRILSAAVLVALYLFMIFYRDFYYLQTLVILLVAGVIGLTEFYRLSDRGQDGRPFKGTGIFFFIIILLIYYFRFVASQNKFEPPIFFQTHFKLFVPSFDAVTFSFVLLFFFSFLLQILRRPLDGAIFSVSSTILGVVYAALPLGHLFLLLGMNQGIYYVFLVSVATFLTDVGGYFGGRWFGRNPAGLAISPKKTWEGYVSGIIVAIGSVFLLNILWERSTGVTPLVSGAEVFLVSLILSLVGIVGDLLESAMKRDAKVKDSGNLIPGHGGILDRADALLLTVPILYFYLQIKVALGFPV; encoded by the coding sequence ATGGGTGAAACTACAAAAAGGATCCTTTCTGCGGCTGTGCTCGTAGCGCTCTACCTGTTCATGATCTTTTACAGGGATTTTTATTATTTACAAACTCTGGTAATACTTCTGGTCGCAGGAGTGATAGGTCTGACAGAATTTTATAGGCTTTCCGATAGAGGCCAGGATGGAAGACCTTTCAAGGGAACCGGAATATTCTTCTTTATTATAATATTATTAATTTATTATTTTAGATTTGTAGCTTCTCAGAATAAATTCGAGCCGCCTATTTTCTTCCAGACACATTTTAAACTGTTTGTACCTAGTTTTGACGCGGTAACCTTCTCCTTTGTATTACTTTTCTTTTTCAGTTTCCTTCTCCAAATTTTAAGAAGGCCATTGGATGGTGCAATCTTCTCCGTTAGTTCCACGATTTTAGGAGTGGTTTATGCGGCACTTCCATTAGGGCATTTATTTCTTCTTTTGGGAATGAACCAAGGGATATACTATGTATTCCTAGTTTCCGTTGCAACATTCCTCACCGACGTGGGAGGATATTTCGGCGGACGTTGGTTCGGTAGAAATCCGGCAGGACTTGCGATCTCTCCTAAAAAGACCTGGGAAGGTTATGTTTCCGGGATTATAGTTGCGATCGGTTCCGTTTTTTTACTGAATATTCTTTGGGAAAGAAGCACCGGCGTTACTCCTTTAGTTTCAGGTGCGGAAGTATTTTTAGTTTCCTTGATTTTATCTTTAGTGGGCATCGTAGGGGACTTATTAGAATCTGCGATGAAAAGAGACGCTAAGGTAAAAGATTCTGGGAATTTGATCCCGGGACATGGTGGGATTTTGGACAGAGCTGACGCCTTACTTTTAACAGTTCCTATCCTTTATTTTTATCTCCAGATCAAGGTCGCTCTGGGATTTCCGGTCTAA
- a CDS encoding isoprenyl transferase — MASSKKKIPRHVAVIMDGNGRWATSKGLSRSEGHRAGADAIDRLMDSSLSLGLEVVSLYAFSTENWKRPITEIRSIFNLLVEFIDSRLDTINAKGIRILHSGSRKKLSSLVLSKIDHAAEITRKNRKLTVNFCLNYGSQEEILNAFSRLAEERKKKSISIQKPISTKELEKYLYTYPLPAVDLLIRTAGERRLSNFLLWQSAYAELFFTENLWPEFGDKDLREALDWFRGRTRKFGGLENG, encoded by the coding sequence TTGGCTTCTTCCAAAAAAAAAATCCCCCGTCACGTGGCCGTCATCATGGATGGGAACGGAAGATGGGCGACATCTAAGGGACTTTCCAGATCCGAAGGACATAGAGCAGGAGCGGACGCAATTGACCGTCTCATGGACTCCAGTCTTTCCTTAGGTTTAGAAGTAGTTTCTCTATACGCATTCTCCACAGAAAACTGGAAACGTCCGATCACGGAGATCAGATCCATATTCAATCTTTTGGTGGAATTTATAGATTCCCGTTTGGATACGATCAACGCCAAGGGGATCAGAATATTACATTCAGGTTCTAGAAAAAAGTTAAGCTCTTTGGTTTTATCTAAAATCGATCATGCAGCTGAGATCACCCGCAAAAACCGCAAATTAACCGTGAACTTTTGTTTAAATTACGGGTCACAGGAAGAGATTTTAAACGCGTTTTCCAGATTAGCGGAAGAAAGAAAGAAGAAGTCCATCTCCATCCAAAAACCGATCAGCACAAAAGAACTCGAAAAATATTTGTATACGTACCCCCTTCCGGCAGTAGATTTATTGATTAGAACTGCTGGGGAGAGGAGATTATCCAATTTCCTTCTATGGCAATCCGCTTATGCGGAGCTTTTTTTTACTGAAAATCTTTGGCCTGAATTCGGAGACAAGGATCTGAGAGAGGCGCTGGATTGGTTCCGGGGAAGGACCCGAAAATTCGGAGGTTTAGAGAATGGGTGA